A window of Chloroflexota bacterium genomic DNA:
TCGCCTTATACATGGTAACTCGACCATATCAACCTGAGAGAGCCACTTTCGGGCCTGACACCTGCAAATGATCAAGTAAAACCCCGTGCTACATTGACTGACGGGAATCCCAACTGCCCACCCCATCAACGTCTGTCGCGAGCAATTGGCCGGCCATTCCGACCCTTAGATTGAGCTGTTGCTGAATAGGCTCCTTTGTCCTGATGTGATAGCCATGGGAAATTGTGCCGTCGGATCCGGCACCGTCGTTGCCGATTTGACCAATGGAATTGATAGTTTGCTCCCTACAATGACCAGTGAATTTCAGCACTGCCGTAGGTCGCCAATCATTCCAACTGTGATTGAGTAGTCAGCACTGCAACTCACCCTCGTATCCTTCGAAGAATAAAGGGGCTTGCAGCAAGACCAACTCCTCCGGCACGCCAAAGTTTTCGGCAATCTCCCACGCTTCAGACAGGCCCTCGCCAACTACCTCTGTCGCATCCAATAGTAAAGCCTGGGCAAAGTCCTCCGCTTCCCGTTCTACCTTGCCTGCTAATCCTGTATGCATTCGCATCCACAGGTGGTTACCCGGATGTAGGACCTTGTGGCCGACGGCGTGGGCAATGACCCACCGGCGCCACGCCGGCGCCAACCGATCCGCTACGCCGATGCAATCGTCTACCATCAGCTCCTGCAACTCTTCCAACTGTAAGGGCACAACGGTCAAGCCCAGTAGGTTCGCCACCGCCTCAGCGTCGACCTGTCCGCGCAGCCCCAACTTGGTTCGGAGCTCCATGGCCCTTCGTCTCGCCCTATTCGGCTTCAACACTCTTAGCGCCCCCGCCGCCTGTTCCGCACGAATTGAATGAAGTCACGAATCGTCTCAACGTCCTCCGCCGGCAAATCGGCCACTGCCCGCCGGAAGGAGACCTCGCTCTCATTCAAGAGATCCGCCATTGCCTCGTTCCTGCCCAGCAGCCAATCTGTGCTAACCCCAAACACCTGTGCCAACGCCGTCAGGTGCTCAGGTGTCGGTTTCATCCTCCCGAATTCCCAACACCACACCGCATGCTGACTCACCGAAAGGATCGAACTGAGACTCTTCTGCGTCATGCCGGATCTCGTGCGGGCGTCACGAATGCGAGCGCCAAGTTCCTGCCAGTAGTAGCCATGGTTCTGCGCCATGTGCGCCAACCCTCCAATTCAGCCGATGCGACCATGATAACAGAACAATAGTTCTTGACAAGTAGACTTATGAAAACTTATAGTTTCTGACTAAGTATAGCTTATAGTTCAAAGTCGACTGCACGACGCGATTCAGCCGAACACCTCGATGATGGAGGCTTGAGAGGAGAGGTGCACAGCCACGCTGGCACGGAAAGCCATAGTTGCCACGAATTTGCTCTCGGAATCACGTTGGGGGATGCCAGAACCAAGTCATCATTGGACTCAAACTTGGGCATTGCTCGCAGTTGATTGAACGGAGCCACCCTTCCAGAGGAGGGACCACTACATGAAAATCATCGACCTCGCGCCCTACCATCCCAGCGAAGACGTCCTAGCCTCCTTGGTCAGACGCCCAGCTGCTCTCGAGACCGGCGTGCTCCCAGAAGACTTTGCCCTGCGCCTCGAACTGCTGAAGCAATCGAGCGGGCTTACGTGGAATGCCTTTGCCGATTGCCTCGGCGTCGATCCGAAAATAGTCCTGCGTTGGCGCCAAGGCTCGGAACCCAGTGGCGGACCAATGCACTCCTTGTTTCGCCTGGCGGCCTGCATACCCCATGGCCTGGATGTCCTGCTGATCGACGAGCTCCCGAATGCCCAGCGTTAGGAGGATTCCATGCCACGGCGCCACAGGACCTTTCGCCGAGCCCACCAACCCTTCCCGGCCGACTTTTCCCTACGCCTGCAACGATTCCAAAAGGCGTCCGGGTTCACCTGGAACCACCTTGCCCGCAGCCTGGGGACAAACGCCCTCACCCTGAGGCGATGGCGCAGCGGCGTCTCTCCCAACGCACAACACCTCCTGGCCTTGCTGTCCCTGGCCAAGGCTCTCGGGCTGGACCACATGCTTACCACACCGATTGTCGAGCAGCAGTCGCTGCCGCTAGAATGGCCGACAGATTCAGTCAATGCCAGCTAATCGACGAACACACCCTCCCTGGACAATGCTCCTCCATTCCTCCGGGCTTAGCTCGTCCAAGCTTGCGGCACTATAGTCTACCTTGGCTACACCCTAGCCCCGCTCCAGATTCAGTTACCCACCTACCCTACTCTTCGTCCGAGGGGTTATGGTTGGCAACAGAATCTGCACCGTCACCTAGCGTGTAGGGCCGTACCTCCGTGCACTCCCTCGGATGGGCTTACCTGCCCCCGCATTGCACGGCCAGACTTATAGAGCAAGTCCAGGAGCATTTGCATACACTTGGACTACTCTGCCTGAGCGAGGTCCGTTTCATTGGGAGAGGAACGACACAGATCCGCGACACGTCACAAGCAACCAAGGCCCGTCGAACTAGGTAATGTGCGGCTGCGCTTCAATCCCGGTCCCGATGCACAGGATCGGCTGCGGCGGGCCTTTGCCATCATTCTCGCCTCTGCACGACACAACTCCACTGAGGCCCCTCCCCGAGGCCCCGATGAATCCTCGTCACGTGAGGCGCCTCCCGATGAGTCGCTGTCACGATAGGTGCGCCTGAGCATTGTCGCTAACGACCGCAGCTAGACCATCAGGCCGGGCGCACCGCGAACTGAACCCTCTCGGCATGGGTCCATCTTGCAAGTCAGACCCCAAACGCCTTTGGCCAGCAAGGGAACTGCTTCCCGGTCACCAGACCCTTGAAGCACCATGAACTGCGACACTGGCGAATTGACGCTCTCAGCTATAGGCGGTAATCTGCATTAAAGGAGATGACCCGGCGGTGCTGGCAACACCCCGGGCCGTGGCGCCACCTGGTTGAGCAGGTGATGCGAAGGCATTCTAGCACTCGCTGACCCGCTTTCAACAGGAGGCGGGTCATTTTGATTTCAGAGGGCAACGCAAGAAGGAGGTACACATGCCGAACCAACTGCACACAGCAAGAGAGCCCAACCGGGCGGCCATCTACGCCCGAGTCTCCGACAAGAGCCAGGCCGAGGAGGACAAGACGTCCCTAGGCGAGCAGGTCGCCGACATGGAGGCCCACTGCGAGCGAAGGGGGCTCCGCATCGTCGCCCGCTACCAGGAGGTAGGGCGAGGCTGGTCCAAGAAGCGCCCCGAGTTCCAGCGCATGCTGGCCGACGCCTGCGACGGCCGCTTCGACGTCATCGTCTGCTGGAAGTCCGACCGCCTGAGCCGGGGCATGTTCCCCGCGGCGGCCCTTATGGAGGTGGTGGAGGCCTACCAGCTCCGCATCGAGTCGGTCATGGACGCCATCGACATGAAGACCTTCGGGCTCAGGGCCGCCATCGGGAAGATCGAGCTGGACAACTTCCGGGAGCGGGCCGCCATGGGCAAGCGGGGCGCCGCCAAGCAGGGCAGGATCTCCACCGGCCGCCTGCCCTACGGCTACCAGGTCGACGCCGCCGGGAGGGCTGAAGTCGTCGAGGCCGAGGCTGAGGTGGTGCGCCGCATCTTCCATGACTACGTGCACCGGGGGCTCGGCGCCGAGCGCATCGCCTGGGACCTGACGGACGACGGCGTCCCCACCGCAAGTGGTGGCCGCACCTGGCACCCCTCCGTCGTGCAGCGGCTCCTGGGCAACCCCGTCTACACGGGGACGTGGGCCTTCGGGCGGACCAGGAACATCGCCACCGACGAGGGGAACCGCGTCTTCCCCCAGCCGGCCGACTCCTGGATCGCGGTGCCGGTGCCGCCCCTGGTGGACGAGGAGACGTGGGAGGGGGCCCAGGCCGCCAAGCGGGCGCGGTACAGCGCCGCCCGGCGCAACACCAAGGCCCTCTATCTGCTCCAGCACCTGCTACGGTGTACGGAGTGCGGGCGCAAGTTCCGGGCCGTCTCCCGCTGGCGCACCCACGCCACCCGGGGCGGCAAGCGGGTCGCCTATGACCTGAAGGTGCCCCTGCGCTACTATGCGTGCACGGGGAGCGTCCTGCGCCTGCGGTGCCGGGAGAAGCCCACCATCAAGGCAGAGCGCCTGGAGCAGCGCGTGTGGGAGGAGGTCAAGGGAGTCCTGCAGGAGCCCAGCGTCATCATCGCTGGCATCGCGGCCCTGGGTAAGGGGGGCGGCGCACCCCTGGCCGAGGAACAGGCCAAGGTCGAGCGTGACCTGCGGGAGGTGCAGCTGGAGGAGCAGCGGCTCGTCCGGCTCTTCGTCACCGGCAGGGTCACCGAGGAGATGCTGGACCTCCAGCGCAAGTTCATCACCGAACGGCTGGAGCACCTGCAGGCCAAGGCGGAGGAGTACCGGTCCCGCGCGTCGACTGAGGTCTCCCGCGAAGAGTTGGCCGAGAGCGTGCAGGTGTGGGCGGAGACTATAGCGCAGGGATTGGACAGGCTGTCCGCCGAGGAACAGCGTGGCGTGCTGCGGGAGGTGGTGGACGAGATCACGGTGGACGGCGACAACAACCTCGTCATCACCATCGCCATCCCGCTGGAACAGGGCGAACAACAAGTTGCGTCGCAGGAATCACGCTGGCGGGGTGGAGGATGCTGCGGTGGCTGGTTGCGGGGTTCTGGATTCCTGCCTGCGCAGGAATGACGGGGGTGGGGGCGGGAATGACGGGGGTGGGGGCGCTTTGCCTTGACGCCCTTGCAGGGGCTGTCTAGCATGGCGTGGCCCAAGCCCGTTCCCCCCCTTCGAGTTTCCTCAGGGCGAACGGCCGTGCAACAACCCTGCAATCTCCACGGAGGCTTGAATGAAGGGTCAGTTCCAAGTCATCGATACGGTGCGGCATGTTATCGAGCCGCCGGACCTTTGGGAGCGGTGGTTGGAGGAGCCGTACAAGTCGCAGGCGGGGGTGCGCGTGGACGAGAGCCGGGGGGCGATGGTGGTGAATGGGCGGCCAGTGTCCCGGAACGCGGGGGACTTCATCGCGAATGCGACGTACCGCGAGATTTACGCGAATGCGGTGTCGCAGGACTTCAGCCCGCAGTCGCAGCTTGCCGACATGGACATCGAGGGCGTGGACGTGGGGTTGATGCTGCCGACGGCGGGGATGTACGCGATCTGGAGCGACCACATCGACGCGGAGCTGGCGTCGGCGATGGCGCGGGCGTACAACGACTACCTCGCGGACTACTGCAAGGCGGACGCGCGGCGGCTGAAGGGGATCGCGCTGCTGCCGCTGCAGAGCGTCGAGGCTTCAGTCGAGGAGCTGCGGCGGTCGGTGGTCGAGCACGGGTTCGTGGCGGGCTTCCTTCGGTCGAACCCCATCGTACATCGGGACCTGCACAACCGGGCGTACGACCCGCTGTACGAGGCGGCGCTGGAGTTGGGCGTGCCGCTGGTGGTGTCGAGCGCGACGGGGAGCGTGCTGCCGGAGCTGGGCGCGGACCGGTACGCGGACGACCGGTTCTCGCACGAGGCGGTGTCGAACACGTACGAGATGTGGGTGGCGATGCTGTCGCTGTTCGCGCAGAACGTGCTGGAGCGGTACCCGGGGCTGAACGTGGGGGTCCTGGGCGCGGGGGCGAGCTGGCTGCCGTTCTGGGTTGAGCGGCTGGAGGAGCACTGGGGGGAGATCCCGTTCGGCATCGACTGCCCGAACGTGCTGCCGCCGGACTATGTCATCAAGCGGCAGGGGTTTGTGGCGATGGAGCCGTGGGAGACGGGGACGGCCGACGTGCTGCACGAGGTGGGCGACCAGGCCGTGGTGTGGGGGAGCCAGTACCCGTGGCCGGCGCTGGCGTCGTTCCCGAACGAGCTGGACGCGTTTGTGGCGGACGGGTCGCTGTCGGACGAGCAGAAGCGGAAGGTGCTGTGGGACAACGCGGCGGGGTTGTTTGGGATTGAGTAGGGGGGCGTGAGGTGAGGGCGACCACGAGGGTTGCCCCTACGGCTGCGCGCTGCTCGACGTGGGCTGGGCGAACGGCGGTTGGTTAGCGCGGCGTTGTTGGATGCGGGGGGCCCTCCCCTGGATCCCGGCCTTCGCCGGGATGGAGGCGGTGGGGGTGGACGGCCCTTCGACGGGGTCAGGGCGAACGGGGGCGGTTCCTGCCCGTTGGCGGGACGGGCGACTCGCGAGTCGCCCCTACGAGGGCGGAGGGAGTGGTCAGGTTTGTCGGGGTTCCTGCCTTCGCAGGAACGACGCAAGGGTAGGAAAGGGATAGGGATATGCCAGTTGATCCGCAGGTGCAGGAGTTTCTTGATCAGATAGCTGCGTTGGGGTTGCCGCCGCATTATGAGGTGGGGGCGGTTAAGGCGCGGGAGAATGCGAAGATGCGGCCTCGCGGGGCGGGGCCGGAGGTGGGGGCCGTCGAGAACCTGACGGTGCCGGGGATGGACGTCGACGTGCCGGTGCGGGTGTACTGGCCGGGGGACGACGGGCCGTTCCCGATCCTGGTGTGGATCCACGGCGGCGGGATGGTCGTCGGGACGCTGGAGACGTGCGACGCGGCGTGCCGACGGCTGTGCCTGGGCGCGGAGTGCGTGGTGGTATCGGTCGACTACCGGCTGGCGCCGGAGGACCCGTTCCCGGCGGCGGCGGAGGACAGCTACGCGGCGGTGAAGTGGGCGTCGGCGAACGCGGGGTCGATCAAGGGCGACGCGTCGCGGCTGGCGGTCGGCGGCGAGAGCGCGGGGGGGAACCTGGCGGCGGCGGTGGCGCTGATGGCGCGGGACCGGGGCGGGCCGTCGATCGTACACCAGTCGATCATCAACCCGATGCTTGGGCTGGACTTCGACACGGAGTCATACCTACGGAACGCGGAGGGGTACTTCCTCACCCGGCGGACGATGATGTGGTACTGGGAGCAGTACCTGCAGAGGCCGGAGGACCGGGAGAACCCGTACGCGGTGCTGATGTGCGCGGAGGACCTCTCGGGGCTGCCGCCGGCGCTGCTGATGGCGGGGGAATACGACCCGCTGCTGTCTGAGACGGAGGCGTACGCGGAGCGGCTGCAGGCGGCGGGGGTGGCGGCGACGTTCAGCTACTACGCGGGTGCGAGCCATAACTTCTACAACATGCCGCCGTCGGTGGACATCGCGGTGCGTGCGATGGGGGAGATCATCGAGGCGGTGCGGGCGGCGTTTGGGAGCGGGGTGAAGGCGTAGGGGTGACCCAATGGGCCTGCGGCCCCCCGTACCGCTCCTTCGAGAGCCTCAGGGCAGGCTTCGATTTCCCTCAGGGCGAACGGCCCCGCCCACCCCTGGATCCCGGCTTTCGCCGGGATGGAGATGAAGGGGTAGGGGGCATTTCCGCGAATTTGCGCGTTGGGGATGCTCCCTCGCCCTGCACCTCTGGATTCCTGCCTTCGCAGGAATGACGCGGCGGGGGTAGGCGGGGACATCAACAGCAAGATTGAGAAGGGATTTCTGTATGGCACAGAAGGGTACGGCCCTGGAGGACATCAAGCTTGACGTGGAAGAGGGCGACGGCGGGTGGCGGGTTGTTGCGCTGGAGGATGGGGGGCCTCGGGTGATTGCTGAGGGGTTGCCGCAGGAGTATGCGGAGCGGATGAAGGTGGTATGGAACTTCTGCGAGGGGTTCGGCACGGCCTCTTTCAGGCAGGCGACGCTGCACATGCTGATGGACGCGATGGAGTAGGGGGCCGGTCAATGTGAGCGGTCGCGGGGGTGGTTCGCGTCATGGGGCGCGCACGGCTCTACGATTTCCCTCAGGGCGAACGGCGGCCAGGGCGGCTGGAGGGTCGCCCCTACGGATGCGGCGTTATGTTGACTGTTTCTTGGGCGCTGGCTTAGAGTCAGCGGCGACACAGAGAGAGGAGGAGCGCCATGCCGTTTTATGAGAGGGGCAAGACTCGCATTTACTACGAGGAGGCCGGGGCCGGGTTCCCGTTGATGGTGATTCCGGGCGGAGGGCTGAACTCGACGGTGGCGGGGTTGCAGTCGTCGGTGCCGTTCAACCCGCTGGAGGTGTACAGGGACGACTTCCGGGTTATCGCGGCGGACCTTCGGAACGCGCCGTTGGGGCAGTCGAGCGGGCCGGTGGAGATCGACCGGCCGTGGGACGCGTACTCGGAGGACCAGCTTGGGCTGATGGACCACCTGGGCATCGGGGAGTTCCTGGTGATGGGGTTCTGCATCGGCGGGCCGATGATCCACAACCTGCTGCGGCTGGCCGGGGAGCGCATCGTGGCGGCGGCGATGATGCAGCCGAGCGGGTTCCGGCCGGAGGCGCCGGACCTGTTCTACCAAAACAACATCACGGGCTGGGGGCCTCCGCTGTGCGAGAAGCGCCCGGACGTGACGATGGACATGGTGCACGACTTTCTGACGAGCATGTACACGAATCGGGCGGACTTCGTGTTCACGGTGTCTCGCGACTTCGTGCGGTCGGTGCAGACGCCGCTGCTGATCGCGCCGGACGACGTCACGGCGCACCCGTACGCGGTGGCGATGGAGGTCGCGGGGCTGGCGCCGAACTCGGAGGTGACGATCTACCCGTGGAAGGACACGCAGGAGCACGTCGACGAGGTGGTGGAGCATGCCCGGCGGTTCTTGCAGGCGCATGCGCCTGCGGGGGCTGGGGTGTAGGGGGTGGGTGCTGGACGCTGGCGCGCCCCCGTTCTCATCTGCTAGACTAAAGAGGCAATGGAGACGTCGTTTGTCCCCAAAGCCCACGTAAATGCGCCGACCTTAAACAGGTTCGGTCGAACGGCTACGGCTTTCGGGAGGACGTAATCTCTTAGAGATTCTCTTGCATTTCTAAAGGCCTCCCCGGAATGGCGGGGAGGCCTTTAATTTTGTGTTGGAAGGCAATCACCGGATGGCCAAACGATGCAGGGAGGCGACGTTATGCCAAAGGACTTCATTTCTTTCCTTGATTGGTCTGCTGACGATTTGGGCGACCTAGTTGAGGCGGCGCAGATCTTCCGCCAGTTGTGGGTGAGAGGGAGGTCTCCATCAGCCCTCAAGGGGCGGCGCATCGCCATGATGTGGGGTGCAACGGGATTCCGGAACCGAGCTGCGTTCGAGTTAAGCATAGCTGAGCTCGGTGGTAAGTCCTTCGAGATTCTAGGCACTATCAACGCAAACGAACCTCTGGAAGACGTGGCCCGGTACTTGGAAAACTGGTTCGATGCCATCGTCGCAAGGACAATAGCACACGACCAGATGCTGAGGCTGGCTCGTTCGGTTCAAATCCCGGTGATAAACGCCAGAACACCGTTTAACCACCCCTGCGAGATACTGGGAGACTTGGCCTATATTAGGGAACAGAGAGGCGACTTGGCCGACTTGCGTGTCGCATTCGTCGGCGAGGCGACGAACCTCGGGCACTCTTGGTTCGAGGCCGCGGCAAGATTTCCTATACACGTCGTCCAAGTGTGTCCTGCGGGATATGAGGTCGAAGCGCAGTTCCTTGAAGGGATCGCACGCGATGCCGAAGGGGAAGTATCTGTTTCTCAAGATATGCACTCAGCATTGGCCAATGCAGATGTCATCTATACCGACTGTTGGCCGACAGCAGGAACCGACGAAGATCAACAGAAGATAAGGGATCTATTCCTCCCATACCAAGTCACGGAGGAGATACTTAGGACATGTTCACAGGATACTCTCTTCCTTCCGTGTCCACCCGTTCACAGGGGCGAGGAGGTGTCGGATGGAGCGATGAACTGGCCTGGCTGCCGCGTGTTCGATGCCAAAGAATACCTACTACACGCGCAAAGTGCTCTCTTGGTCTCTCTCCTAAACTCCAGCGTAGGAGGTATCCAAGAGTGGTTGCGGAGAGGGTGATAGGGGATTGGTCGGTTCCCCGTCGAACGCCCAAGGATAGACTTCAATTCTCCTCTGGGCGAACGGCCCCTCCCCTGGATACCGGCCTTCGCCGGTATGGAGGTGGGGGGTGGCTTCCTCAAATGTGCGGGGCTACTTCTTCTGCTATTACTTCCAGGTGGTCCATGTAGTTGTGGACGGGGTTCAGGAGGAGGTGGTTGGCGCCGGCGTTGACCAGCTCCGCTAGTTTTTCTGCTATGTAGTTGGCGGGGCCTACTATGCTCCATTGTTCTGCGAGGTCCGGGTTGCCGTAGAAGCCGCCTATCCATGAGCGGAGGCCGGCCCAGCCTCGGGCTTCGTCTGTGTCTATGGCGAGGTAGACTCGCTTGGTTACGCCGAAGGTGGCGGGGTCCCGGCCTTCTTCTTCCAGCATGTTCATGAGCTCGCCGCGCTCTCGGATGAAGGCCTCGTTGGTGCTGGAGCCGGCGCCCATCCAGCCGTCGGCGAGGCGGGCGGTGCGTCGGAGGGCGTCGGGGGCGCGGGCGCCGAACCAGAGCGGCGGGTGCGGCTTCTGCACGGGCTTGGGCTCCATCTTGACGCCGGAGAGGGTCGCGTAGCTGCCCTCGAAATCAGCGGCCTCTTCCGTCCAGAGCGCCTTCATGATGCGAATGCCCTCGGTGAAGCGGGCGACGCGGCGGTCCTCGGCGAGGCCGTAGGCGGGGTACATGCGGGTGTTGGTGCCGAGGCCGAGGCCCACGGTGAGGCGGCCTTCGCTGAGGTG
This region includes:
- a CDS encoding ImmA/IrrE family metallo-endopeptidase — its product is MELRTKLGLRGQVDAEAVANLLGLTVVPLQLEELQELMVDDCIGVADRLAPAWRRWVIAHAVGHKVLHPGNHLWMRMHTGLAGKVEREAEDFAQALLLDATEVVGEGLSEAWEIAENFGVPEELVLLQAPLFFEGYEGELQC
- a CDS encoding helix-turn-helix transcriptional regulator, with the translated sequence MAQNHGYYWQELGARIRDARTRSGMTQKSLSSILSVSQHAVWCWEFGRMKPTPEHLTALAQVFGVSTDWLLGRNEAMADLLNESEVSFRRAVADLPAEDVETIRDFIQFVRNRRRGR
- a CDS encoding recombinase family protein, whose product is MPNQLHTAREPNRAAIYARVSDKSQAEEDKTSLGEQVADMEAHCERRGLRIVARYQEVGRGWSKKRPEFQRMLADACDGRFDVIVCWKSDRLSRGMFPAAALMEVVEAYQLRIESVMDAIDMKTFGLRAAIGKIELDNFRERAAMGKRGAAKQGRISTGRLPYGYQVDAAGRAEVVEAEAEVVRRIFHDYVHRGLGAERIAWDLTDDGVPTASGGRTWHPSVVQRLLGNPVYTGTWAFGRTRNIATDEGNRVFPQPADSWIAVPVPPLVDEETWEGAQAAKRARYSAARRNTKALYLLQHLLRCTECGRKFRAVSRWRTHATRGGKRVAYDLKVPLRYYACTGSVLRLRCREKPTIKAERLEQRVWEEVKGVLQEPSVIIAGIAALGKGGGAPLAEEQAKVERDLREVQLEEQRLVRLFVTGRVTEEMLDLQRKFITERLEHLQAKAEEYRSRASTEVSREELAESVQVWAETIAQGLDRLSAEEQRGVLREVVDEITVDGDNNLVITIAIPLEQGEQQVASQESRWRGGGCCGGWLRGSGFLPAQE
- a CDS encoding amidohydrolase family protein, whose amino-acid sequence is MKGQFQVIDTVRHVIEPPDLWERWLEEPYKSQAGVRVDESRGAMVVNGRPVSRNAGDFIANATYREIYANAVSQDFSPQSQLADMDIEGVDVGLMLPTAGMYAIWSDHIDAELASAMARAYNDYLADYCKADARRLKGIALLPLQSVEASVEELRRSVVEHGFVAGFLRSNPIVHRDLHNRAYDPLYEAALELGVPLVVSSATGSVLPELGADRYADDRFSHEAVSNTYEMWVAMLSLFAQNVLERYPGLNVGVLGAGASWLPFWVERLEEHWGEIPFGIDCPNVLPPDYVIKRQGFVAMEPWETGTADVLHEVGDQAVVWGSQYPWPALASFPNELDAFVADGSLSDEQKRKVLWDNAAGLFGIE
- a CDS encoding alpha/beta hydrolase encodes the protein MPVDPQVQEFLDQIAALGLPPHYEVGAVKARENAKMRPRGAGPEVGAVENLTVPGMDVDVPVRVYWPGDDGPFPILVWIHGGGMVVGTLETCDAACRRLCLGAECVVVSVDYRLAPEDPFPAAAEDSYAAVKWASANAGSIKGDASRLAVGGESAGGNLAAAVALMARDRGGPSIVHQSIINPMLGLDFDTESYLRNAEGYFLTRRTMMWYWEQYLQRPEDRENPYAVLMCAEDLSGLPPALLMAGEYDPLLSETEAYAERLQAAGVAATFSYYAGASHNFYNMPPSVDIAVRAMGEIIEAVRAAFGSGVKA
- a CDS encoding alpha/beta hydrolase, producing MPFYERGKTRIYYEEAGAGFPLMVIPGGGLNSTVAGLQSSVPFNPLEVYRDDFRVIAADLRNAPLGQSSGPVEIDRPWDAYSEDQLGLMDHLGIGEFLVMGFCIGGPMIHNLLRLAGERIVAAAMMQPSGFRPEAPDLFYQNNITGWGPPLCEKRPDVTMDMVHDFLTSMYTNRADFVFTVSRDFVRSVQTPLLIAPDDVTAHPYAVAMEVAGLAPNSEVTIYPWKDTQEHVDEVVEHARRFLQAHAPAGAGV
- a CDS encoding ornithine carbamoyltransferase, with product MPKDFISFLDWSADDLGDLVEAAQIFRQLWVRGRSPSALKGRRIAMMWGATGFRNRAAFELSIAELGGKSFEILGTINANEPLEDVARYLENWFDAIVARTIAHDQMLRLARSVQIPVINARTPFNHPCEILGDLAYIREQRGDLADLRVAFVGEATNLGHSWFEAAARFPIHVVQVCPAGYEVEAQFLEGIARDAEGEVSVSQDMHSALANADVIYTDCWPTAGTDEDQQKIRDLFLPYQVTEEILRTCSQDTLFLPCPPVHRGEEVSDGAMNWPGCRVFDAKEYLLHAQSALLVSLLNSSVGGIQEWLRRG
- a CDS encoding TIGR03619 family F420-dependent LLM class oxidoreductase, whose protein sequence is MQTKSGVKLGIAVPQGFADGQVDMALVRRFVARAEALGYDDLWVAEQITGAIASLEPIGLLSYVAALTEQVRIGASVFVSTLRNPVQFAKALGTLDHLSEGRLTVGLGLGTNTRMYPAYGLAEDRRVARFTEGIRIMKALWTEEAADFEGSYATLSGVKMEPKPVQKPHPPLWFGARAPDALRRTARLADGWMGAGSSTNEAFIRERGELMNMLEEEGRDPATFGVTKRVYLAIDTDEARGWAGLRSWIGGFYGNPDLAEQWSIVGPANYIAEKLAELVNAGANHLLLNPVHNYMDHLEVIAEEVAPHI